A single genomic interval of Oreochromis aureus strain Israel breed Guangdong linkage group 12, ZZ_aureus, whole genome shotgun sequence harbors:
- the LOC116325172 gene encoding granzyme K-like, with protein MSCLNNFSLLISCVLLFNIQPGRGSEIINGKEVKPHSLPYMAYVRSEKSWCGGTLIHPQWVLTAAHCSGIVQVTLGAHSRVKNEYYKQIRAIEESFPHPKYCCVKYGNDLMLLKLKEPVRKTRAVQWLEFGDTVRDPAAGSRCLVAGWGVTENNQTSDVLMSVNVTVVDRQTCNSRDYYNHSPEITKHMICAGSDGTNVADTCQGDSGGPLLCDGALVGVTSFGRGCGIIKKPGVYSFISQRQLYWIKTMMKYF; from the exons ATGTCCTGCCTGAATAATTTCAGTCTTCTCATCTCATGTGTGCTCCTGTTCAACATCCAGCCAG gTCGTGGTTCTGAGATTATTAATGGGAAAGAAGTCAAGCCACACTCACTACCTTACATGGCTTATGTGAGAAGTGAAAAAAGTTGGTGTGGAGGGACATTAATCCATCCACAGTGGGTGCTGACAGCTGCCCACTGCTCTGG gaTAGTTCAAGTGACCCTGGGAGCCCACTCCAGAGTGAAAAACGAATATTACAAGCAAATCCGAGCCATTGAGGAAAGTTTTCCTCATCCTAAATACTGTTGTGTAAAATACGGCAATGACCTCATGCTGCTGAAG cTTAAGGAACCGGTGAGGAAAACCAGGGCAGTGCAGTGGCTCGAGTTTGGCGACACTGTGAGAGACCCGGCAGCTGGCAGCAGGTGTCTGGTGGCTGGATGGGGAGTAACTGAAAACAACCAAACATCAGACGTCCTCATGTCTGTCAATGTGACTGTGGTCGACAGACAGACGTGCAACTCTCGTGATTATTACAACCACAGTCCTGAGATCACCAAACACATGATATGTGCTGGTTCAGATGGTACAAACGTCGCTGATACCTGTCAG GGGGATTCAGGAGGGCCGCTGTTGTGTGATGGAGCGCTGGTTGGAGTCACTTCTTTTGGACGGGGTTGTGGTATCATTAAAAAACCTGGAGTCTACTCGTTTATCTCACAGAGACAACTGTACTGGATCAAAACTATGATGAAGTATTTCTAA